In one Dunckerocampus dactyliophorus isolate RoL2022-P2 chromosome 9, RoL_Ddac_1.1, whole genome shotgun sequence genomic region, the following are encoded:
- the zgc:162944 gene encoding glutamine amidotransferase-like class 1 domain-containing protein 3, mitochondrial, translating into MFNLLQVCGRNLLTRSTVQAGNKRFYSAQMSKKVAVVLAGCGVYDGSEIHEASAILVHLSRGGASVNMFAPNMDQMHVVDHLKGEPSQEKRNVLVESARLARGNIQDLSKLSVKDHDAIIFPGGFGAAKNLCTWAVQGKDCSVNAEVKAVLEAFRSEGKPIGLCCISPVLAAKVFPGCEVTVGLEDNDKYPNTTDTAAAINQLGCKHVSTAVGQSHVDQTNKLITTCAFMCDAPIHEVFDGIGSMVQGVLKRA; encoded by the exons ATGTTCAATCTACTTCAAGTCTGTGGTCGTAACTTACTCACACGCAGCACCGTTCAGGCTGGGAATAAAAGGTTTTACTCAGCACAGATGAGCAAAAAAGTAGCCGTGGTTTTGGCGGGCTGTGGGGTCTACGATGGCAGCGAGATCCACGAAGCCTCCGCCATTTTGGTGCATTTGAGCCGAGGAGGTGCAAGT GTTAACATGTTCGCCCCCAACATGGACCAGATGCATGTGGTGGATCACCTGAAAGGTGAGCCCTCCCAGGAGAAGAGAAACGTGCTAGTGGAGAGCGCCAGGCTGGCTCGTGGAAACATCCAAGACCTTTCCAAACTTAGCGTCAAAGACCATGACGCCATCATCTTTCCAG GTGGTTTTGGGGCGGCAAAGAACCTCTGCACCTGGGCGGTGCAGGGCAAGGACTGTTCTGTCAACGCTGAGGTCAAGGCTGTGCTGGAGGCGTTCCGCAGTGAGGGCAAACCCATCGGCCTCTGCTGCATCTCGCCCGTCCTCGCCGCCAAAGTGTTCCCTGGTTGTGAGGTCACGGTCGGCCTAGAGGACAACGACAA GTACCCCAACACAACAGACACGGCCGCTGCAATCAACCAACTGGGCTGCAAGCATGTGAGCACGGCTGTGGGCCAGAGCCACGTGGACCAGACGAACAAGCTGATCACCACCTGTGCTTTCATGTGTGATGCGCCCATCCATGAAGTGTTTGACGGAATCGGCTCCATGGTGCAGGGCGTGCTGAAGCGAGCTTGA
- the uchl3 gene encoding ubiquitin carboxyl-terminal hydrolase isozyme L3 — MSSPRWLPLESNPEVMTKFVNSLGMKLSWQFGDVYGLDPELLSMVPRPVCAVLLLFPVTEKYEAYKREEEDRLKKQPQEVSPDVFFMRQTIGNACGTIGLIHAVANNLPHLEFESNSPLKKFVELTCKMTPQERGAFLERDESIRVTHECSAQEGQTEAPSLDEKVNLHFIAFVNVGGQLYELDGRKPFPICHGKTSEDTLLEDAVEVCKTFMARDPQEVRFTIIALSKD, encoded by the exons ATGAGCTCCCCGCGTTGGCTGCCATTGGAGTCCAACCCAGAA GTCATGACGAAG TTCGTCAATTCTTTGGGCATGAAGCTCAGCTGGCAGTTTGGAGATGTGTATGGGTTGGATCCAGAGCTTCTCAGCATGGTGCCGAGACCTGTGTGCGCTGTGCTGCTCCTCTTTCCTGTCACAGAGAAA TATGAAGCCTATAAACGAGAAGAAGAAGACCGACTGAAAAAGCAGCCACAGGAAGTCTCTCCGGACGTCTTCTTCATGAGGCAAACCATCGGCAATGCATGCGGAACAATCGGATTGATCCACGCTGTGGCCAACAACCTGCCACACCTGGAATTTG AGTCCAACTCTCCTCTCAAGAAGTTTGTAGAACTCACCTGTAAAATGACTCCACAGGAACGAGGTGCCTTCTTGGAGAGAGATGAG AGTATTCGTGTCACACATGAATGCAGCGCTCAGGAGGGACAGACTgag GCGCCAAGCTTAGACGAAAAAGTCAACCTTCACTTTATAGCTTTTGTGAACGTCGGAGGACAATTGTATGAGCTAG ATGGTCGGAAACCTTTCCCTATTTGTCATGGAAAAACATCGGAGGACACTCTTCTCGAG GATGCCGTGGAGGTTTGTAAGACCTTCATGGCTCGCGACCCGCAGGAGGTCCGTTTCACGATCATCGCCCTCTCCAAAGATTAG
- the cln5 gene encoding ceroid-lipofuscinosis neuronal protein 5 homolog, whose translation MRKCVDQRRDRLLSIVLDVLGPRAMTRREIRLCLFFILLVFLHVVAAFKKQTWPVPYRRFDSRPDVDSYCDALYPFCPTGDRDGRIPYMRDNDVISVYRLQTPVWEFKYGDLLGKLHIMHDAVGFSSAETGANYTMEWYELFQLGNCTFPHLRPDMYAPFWCNQGAACFFDGIDDSHWSQNGTLEKIAEISGDQFNEMSKWVQDDNTTGIYYETWTVHSDPGPNATVWFESYDCSQFVHRTYHKLAQLGAKLSSRSQNNYTKIYLYSGEPTYLGNDSSIFGQPALKSLAADIRDFYRTFRPHQSMAEFALSMLEAYKKVVLDKNFYLYYNYEYWRLPMKPPYVRVTYEEVPLP comes from the exons ATGCGGAAGTGCGTTGATCAACGAAGAGACAGGCTGCTGTCAATTGTTCTCGATGTTTTGGGCCCACGAGCCATGACCCGAAGGGAGATTCGTCTTTGTCTCTTTTTCATCCTGCTTGTGTTTCTTCATGTCGTCGCCGCATTCAAGAAGCAAACATGGCCGGTGCCTTACAG ACGCTTTGACAGTCGTCCTGACGTGGACTCTTACTGTGACGCTCTCTACCCGTTCTGTCCCACGGGGGACCGTGATGGCCGCATTCCCTATATGAGGGACAACGATGTCATTTCAGTGTATCGACTGCAGACCCCTGTGTGGGAATTCAAATATGGAGACCTGCTTGGCAAACTC caCATCATGCATGATGCCGTAGGCTTCAGCAGCGCCGAGACAGGGGCCAACTACACCATGGAATGGTACGAACTCTTCCAGCTTGGCAACTGCACCTTCCCACACCTCCGGCCCGACATGTACGCCCCCTTCTGGTGCAACCAGGGAGCGGCCTGCTTCTTTGACGGCATCGACGACTCCCACTGGTCGCAGAACGGAACCTTGGAGAAAATAGCGGAGATCAGCG GTGatcaatttaatgaaatgtcCAAGTGGGTGCAGGACGACAACACCACGGGGATCTACTACGAGACGTGGACGGTACACTCCGACCCGGGCCCCAACGCCACCGTGTGGTTCGAATCGTACGACTGCTCACAGTTCGTCCACCGCACGTACCACAAACTCGCCCAACTCGGAGCTAAACTGTCCAGTCGCTCACAGAACAACTACACCAAAATCTACCTGTACAGCGGAGAGCCTACCTACCTGGGCAATGACAGCTCCATATTTGGACAGCCGGCGCTCAAGAGCCTGGCGGCAGACATTCGGGATTTCTACCGCACATTCCGACCGCACCAGTCTATGGCGGAATTTGCACTCAGCATGTTAGAGGCTTACAAAAAGGTGGTGTTGGACAAGAACTTCTACCTGTACTACAACTATGAGTACTGGCGGCTGCCCATGAAGCCTCCTTACGTACGTGTTACTTACGAGGAGGTACCTTTGCCTTAA
- the fbxl3a gene encoding F-box/LRR-repeat protein 3: MKRMKGTKEESNGSPSKSPPEARKKIRKQSIAASEAGTSPDSNWARLPQELLLHIFQYLPLLDRAYASQVCRGWNQAFHMPELWRCFEFELNQPASSYLKATHPDLIKQIIKRHSNHLQYVSFKVDSSTESAEAACDILSQLVNCSLKTLGLISTARPSFMEVPKSHFISALTVVFVNSKSLSSLKIDDTPVDDPSLKVLVANNSDTLKLLKMSSCPHVSPAGILCVADQCHGLRELALNYHLLSDELLLALSSEKHVHLEHLRIDVVSENPGQHFHTIKKSSWDAMVRHSPKFNLVMYFFLYEDEFGPFFNEEIPVTHLYFGRSVSKEVLGRVGLHCPRLVELVVCANGLRPLDEELIRIAKHCTQLSAIGLGECEVSCSAFVEFVKMCGRRLSQLSIMEEVLIPDHKYSLDEIHWEVSKHLGRVWFPDMMPTW, from the exons ATGAAGCGGATGAAAGGCACCAAGGAGGAGAGCAATGGCTCCCCAAGCAAGAGCCCGCCAGAGGCTCGCAAGAAGATCCGTAAACAGTCGATAGCGGCCTCAGAGGCTGGCACCTCGCCGGACTCCAACTGGGCTCGCCTGCCCCAggagctgctcctccacattttcCAGTACCTGCCATTGCTGGACCGGGCCTACGCCTCTCAGGTGTGCCGTGGTTGGAACCAGGCCTTCCACATGCCTGAGCTGTGGAGATGCTTTGAGTTTGAGCTCAACCAGCCCGCAAGCTCCTACCTGAAGGCCACGCATCCGGACCTCATCAAGCAGATCATCAAAAGGCACTCCAACCATCTGCAGTACGTCAGTTTCAAG GTGGACAGCAGCACCGAGTCTGCTGAGGCAGCCTGTGacattctttcacagttggtCAACTGCTCATTAAAGACGTTGGGGCTCATCTCGACAGCCAGGCCCAGTTTTATGGAGGTCCCAAAG TCTCACTTCATCTCCGCCCTGACGGTGGTCTTCGTCAACTCCAAGTCGCTGTCGTCGCTGAAGATCGATGACACGCCGGTGGACGACCCCTCTCTGAAGGTGCTGGTGGCCAACAACAGCGACACGCTCAAACTGCTCAAAATGAGCAGCTGCCCTCACGTCTCGCCAGCAG GTATTCTGTGCGTGGCGGATCAGTGTCACGGCCTGAGAGAGCTGGCATTGAACTACCACCTCTTGAGCGATGAGCTCCTGCTCGCCCTCTCCTCTGAGAAGCATGTCCACCTGGAGCACCTGCGCATCGACGTGGTGAGCGAGAACCCGGGCCAGCACTTCCACACCATTAAGAAGAGCAGTTGGGACGCCATGGTGCGCCACTCGCCCAAGTTCAACCTGGTCATGTACTTCTTCCTCTACGAGGACGAGTTTGGGCCATTCTTCAACGAGGAGATCCCTGTCACACATCTCTACTTTGGCCGCTCTGTCAGCAAAGAGGTGCTAGGCCGCGTGGGCCTCCACTGCCCCcgcctggtggagctggtggtgTGTGCCAATGGCCTGCGCCCCTTGGATGAGGAGCTTATCCGCATCGCCAAGCACTGCACCCAGCTGTCAGCTATCGGCCTGGGCGAGTGCGAGGTCTCCTGCAGCGCCTTTGTGGAATTTGTCAAGATGTGCGGCCGCCGCCTCTCACAGCTCTCCATCATGGAGGAAGTGCTCATCCCGGATCACAAGTACTCTCTGGACGAAATCCACTGGGAGGTGTCCAAGCACCTGGGCCGCGTTTGGTTTCCGGACATGATGCCCACCTGGTAA